The genomic interval CTGAACTTGACGACATGACGGCCCGTCCCGCGCAACCCGCAGGGCGGGCCGTTGCCTATCCGAACAGGACTTGGCCCGATCGCTAATTTTTTACGGCCGGTTGGCGGAGGGAAATGCGGCGGGGTGACAACTGATCGTGCCGATCGTGTTGGCGCCATACCGCACGAAGCCGCCTGGCGTCGGCTGCGAATGTTCGGCGCTGATCGGCAGGTAGATGTAGCAGACCGTTCCGTCTATCGGGTCGCGCCAGCGCTGCACGATCGTGTCTTGCAGCGGGCCGGCAAATTGCCGCTCCAGGTGCATGCGCGGCATGTTATCCCAGCTCAGGGGTTGCTGGGCAAAGGCATCGCTCGCGGTGGCGGTCAGGCCAACGGCGAAAGATAACGTCATCAGCCTCGTCACGCTGCTTCCTTCATCCGTCGCGCCGGCGCTCGCGATCGCAATGGCCACCGCTCAGTTCAGCGTCCAGGACGCGCCACCCGTCACGCCATAATCATTCTGGCTCGCGACACCCGACACCGACACGTTGAAGCGCAGCCGGTTGTCATGGGCATATCCGACACCTAGCGCGAGGCCGGTCTGGCCTTTGTAGCTGCCGACGCCGCCGGCCATCGAGACCTTGCCCGGGCGGTCGTCGTAACGCAGCCCGGTGGCAGCGAGCGCCAGTGCCGTGCCGGCGTTGGCCTGAACGAGGTTGGTGCTGATCTGATTTTGCAGGCTGGAGATCTGCGTCTGGACGCCGGTGGCGATGCCGGAAAGCTGGCTCACATTCACGGCATCGGTCGGCGCGATGCCGGCCGCCACATTGCTGACGCGCCGTTCGTTGCCGGCCGAGCCGAACGACACGGTGTTGGGCGCGCTCGCTACCGAGCCTTGTCCGATCGCCACCGAATTGGTGGCTGCCGCCTGCACGACGGCGTTAGCGCCAATGGCCGTGCCGTTCGCCGCCTGCACGTTGGCGCTCTGGCCGACCGCCACTGCATTGACCGTGGTGGCACTCGCGGAATTGCCGATCGCCGTCGACGAAGACACGTTTGCGACGCAGCCCGGGCAGGTGGCATTGGCGAAATCACCGAACGCCGATCCGCCGTTCGAAGCCGAGGCGGTGTTGCCCACCGCGATCGAGCCGGTCGCGATCGCGTTGGTGCCGACTGCAATCGAATTGACGCCGGTGGCCTGGGCACCAAAACCCTGCGCGATGGCGTTGGTGTTGGTAGCCTGAGCGCCGTTGCCGATCGCGATCGCGTTGCTGGCGCTGGCAAAGGCGGCGTTGCCGGCGCCATTTGTCACATTGCCGCCGATCGCGATTGAGTTCGCTCCGCTCGCCTTGGCATTGGTGCCGAATGCCGAGCTGAAGGCACCGTTCGCGTTGGCCGCCGCACCGACGGCGGTGCTGGAGATCCCGGACGCCAGGCTGTTGTTGCCGAATGCCGAGGCACTTGTATTGCCTGCGGTGCTGGCGGCGCCGAAGGCCGAGCTTGATGTTCCCGCCGCCGAACTGAGGAAGCCGTAGGCCGAGCTGTTGAGGCCGATCGCTGTGCTCATGGACCCATAGGCCGAACTGGAGATGCCACTCGCGACGGACTGATTGCCGGCGGCGGTGCTGTCGTTGCCGCTCGCACTGCTGGAGAAGCCCAAGGCGACGCTGTTGGTTCCGCTCGCCGTGCTTCCCGTCCCAACCGCCGACGCATTGAAGCCGGACGCTGCGCTGTTGACCCCATACGCCGACGCACCGGAGGCGGTCGCCGTGCTGCTGAACCCATACGCCGACGCAGCAGTGGCGGTAGCCTGACTGTTGATCCCAAAAGCCATGGCAGCGATGCCGGACGCGTTGCTGGCGGCGCCGAATGCCAAAGTGTCGAGGTTGCTTGCCTGCGCACCTGCGCCGAGAGCGATCGAATTGAGACTGGTGGCACTGGAGCCGGAGCCGATTGCGATCGCGCTGGGGCCACTGGCAAGGGCGCTGTTGCCGGCGCTGTCGCCGCCGATGGCGATGGATTTGCTGCCTTGGGCCTGGGCGTTGGCGCCGATTGCGGTTGAATACGTCTGGGTCGGATCGAGGCTGCTGGCCAGCGCGCCCGTGCCGATCGCGGTGGCGCCGAGAGAACTCGCCGTGGCGAGGTCGCCGACTGCCGTGCTGCTGAAGCCGCTCGCGTTGCTGTTGTGGCCGGAGGCGACGCTGAAGTCGCCGGCTGCCTGAGCGCCGACCCCAAACGCCGCCGAACTGGTGCCTGAGGCCGCGCTGTTGACACCGTAGGCCGAGCCGAAATTTCCAATGGCCGTGCTGTTGAAGCCGTAGGCCGAGCTCGATGCTCCACTTGCCGAGCTGAAGGATCCATAGGCTGCGCCGCCAGCGCCACTCGCGGTGGATTGTTCGCCGGCCGCGATGCTGCCGCCGCCGCTCGCAGTGCTGCTGAGGCCAAGCGCGACGCTGTTCGCGCCGGAAGCCGAGTTGCTGACGCCGACAGCAACGCTGGTACCGCCGCTGGCGCTGTTGCCGAGGCCGCAGGCCATGTCGTTGGCGGAGGTCGCCGCGCTGCCGCCACCGCCCAGACCCGCCGTTCCGTTTTGATTGCAGACGAACTGCGCCTGGGCCGCGCGCGGCACCAGCAGGCCGAACGTCATCGCGATCACCGTCAGGCCGATAAGCAAGGCCCGATTTTGCCTCGTGCGCATTGCGCCGCCGATGTGTCCGAATGGGAGGTTCGAATCCCCATGACGCGAGTCACGCTTGCCAACTCTCAACATGAATGTCCCCCAACCAACGGCAGCAGTGTGCAAGAAATCAAATAAAAGGCTGCGCGGCAGCACGCTGTCCGCGACAGGCCTACATCCCGGCATTGTCCTGCGGCAGCGGTGCCCGCGCAATCAGCGGTTTAGGGATTTATTCCGCACGTTGCAGAACCGCAACATTCGTTGCTTCTGCGTTTCCGTACATGACATCCGTGTCATCTGGCCACGGTCCGTTCGCTCAGCCGAACAGGGCCCGGTGATCCCGCAGAATCGCCTGCGCCGCATTGTGGCCGGGCGCACCGGTGACGCCACCACCTGGATGCGCGCCGGAGCCGCAGTGATAGAGGCCTCTTACGGGGCCGCGGTAATCCGCGTGTCCCAGCATCGGCCGCGCCGAGAAGAGCTGGTTCAGCGTCAGCGCGCCGTGAAAAATGTCGCCGCCCAACAGGCCGAACTGCCGCTCGAGGTCGAGCGGTGAGAGAATCTGGCGGCCGAGCACACTAGTGGTAAAGCCAGGCGCATAGCGGTCCACCGTCGCGATCATGAGATCGGCGACCTCCTCGCGATGGTCGTCCCAGGATCTGCCGTCCGGCAGCTCGGGAGCGACATGCTGGCAGAACAGGCTCGCGACATGCTGGCCCGCCGGCGCGAGCGTGTCGTCGAGCGTCGAGGGGATCAGCATCTCCACGACTGGCTCCCGGCTCCAGCCATGCGCGCGCGCGTCGAGATAGGCGCGGTCCATATAGGTAAGGCTCGGTGCGAGGATGATGCCCGAGCTCAGATGATCGCCTTTGCCCGGCAGCGCGGTGAAGGAAGGCAGGCGATCCAGCGCCACGTTCATGCGGAACGTGCCCGAGCCGTTCTTCCAGTGGCGGATGCGGCCGAGGAAGTCCGCGGGCAAGGCCTCCGGTGCGACCAGCCGCGTATAGAGCAGTTTTGGATTGACGTTGGAGGCGACGTATTTTGCGCGAATGGTCGTGCCATCGTCGAGCACGACGCCGGCGGCGCGGTCGCGCTCGACGATTACCTCGCGCACGGGCGCATCCGTGTCGATGGTGACGCCGTGCTTGCGCGCGGCTGCCGCCATCGCCTGCGTGATCGCGCCCATGCCGCCGATGGCGTGGCCCCAGACGCCCTTCTTGCCGTTCACCTCGCCAAAGGCGTGATGCAGCATGACGTAGGCCGAGCCGGCCGCGTAGGGGCTCGCATAATTGCCGACGATCGCATCAAAACCGAACAGCGCCTTGACGAGATCGTTCTCGAACCGCTCGTCCAGCATCTCGCCGGCAGAGCGGGTGAAGAGATCGAGCAGGCTGCGGCTTTGCTCCAGCGTCAGCTTGCGCAGGATGCCGGCGCTGCCGAGCGCATTGACGGCTTCGCGGATCGCGCCCGTGCCAAAATGATCGAGCAGGTTCGGCGGCGCGCGCAGCACGAACTGCCGGAGCACGTCGGCGATGGCTTCGAGCTCGCGCGAAAATCCGTCGATTGCCTCGGCATCGTGCGCGCTGAGCTTCCGCACGGACTCTTTCGTCCGGCCTTCGCCGGTGAGGAGATAGCTGCCATCCGGGGCGGGCAGGAAATTCTGCGCGCGCCGCTCGACGACGCGCAGTCCGTGCTCGGGGAGTCTGAGGTCGGCGATGACCTTCGGGTTGAGCAGGCTGACCGTGTAGGCCGCCACCGAATTGCGGAAACCCGGGTGGAACTCCTCGGTGACGGCGGCGCCGCCGACCACCTTGCGGCGCTCGACGACATGCACGCGCAAGCCCGCCATCGCGAGATAGGCCGCGCAGGTGAGGCCATTATGGCCAGCGCCGATGATGACGACGTCGGTTTCGGTCATGAGGTTTCCAGTGTCATTCCGGGGCGCGCGACAGCGCGAACCCGGAATCTCGAGATTCCGGGTTCGGTGCTGCGCACCGCCCCGGAATGACGCCTGTATATCAGGCATTCGTCATTGCACCACACCACACCATTTATTGCCCGTTCATGTCGCATGTGCTCCATTGCGGCGCGCCGGCGCCCGCCGGGGTGAGCCGGAGTTTTCATGGATTCCATCGTCCAATCTGCCGCCGCAGAGCAGCCGTCGTCGTCGCGAAACCGGCTGGTGCTGACGGTCTATACGGCCGCGATCTTCGTCAGCGCGCTCTTGCTGTTCTCGGTGCAGCCGCTGTTCACCAAGATGGTGCTGCCGCGGCTCGGCGGGTCGCCTGCGGTATGGTCGGTGGCGATGGTGTTCTTCCAGTCGCTGCTGCTGGCCGGCTACGCCTATGCGCATTTCCTGATGCAGATCAAAAACCGCCGGATTCCCGTGGTCGTGCATCTCGTATTGCTGGCACTGGCCTTCACCACACTGCCGCTCGGCATCGCAACCTCCTTCGGTGAGCCGCCGAATTCGGGATATGCGTTCTGGCTGCTCGGTCTGTTCGCGGTGTCGATCGGGTTGCCGTTCTTCGCGCTTGCCGCCAACAATCCGCTGCTCCAGGCCTGGTTCGTCCGCACCGGCCATCCCGACGGGCCCGATCCTTACTTCCTCTACTCGGCGTCGAACATCGGCAGCTTCCTGGCGCTTCTGTCCTACCCGGTGCTGCTGGAGCCGATGTTCACGCTTCGCACGCAAAATCTGCTCTGGAGCGGCGGCTATGGCCTTCTGATCCTGCTGATCGCCGCGTGCGGCGTGCTGCTGTTGCGCTCGCCAGCGCTCGCAGTGGCCGATGCGCGGACCGAGGACACCGATGCGCCGGCCCCGAGCCTCGTCACGCGCGCGCGCTGGATCTTCCTCGCCGCGGTGCCCTCGGGCCTGCTGATTGCGGTGACCGCGCACATTTCGACCGACGTCGCGGCCGCGCCGCTGCTGTGGGTGTTGCCGCTGTCGCTCTATCTCCTCACCTGGGTGCTGGTGTTCCAGTCGCGGCCGCTGTTGCCACACAAATGGATGCTGCTGCTCCAGCCGCTCGCCATCGCCGGCGTCATCTTCCTGCTGGCTTTCGGCGGCGAGCAGAACCTGCTGCTGACGCTCGGCGGGCACCAGCTCTGCTTCTTCGTGATTGCGATGGCCTGCCACGGCGAACTGGCGCGCACGCGTCCGGCCGCAAAGTACCTCACCGGATTCTATGTCGCGCTGTCCTTCGGCGGCATGGTCGGCGGGCTGTTCGCGGGCCTGCTCGCGCCCTTCACCTTCTCCTGGATCGCCGAGTATCCGATCCTGATCGCGCTCGCCGCGCTCTGCCGTCCCTCGGCCGACGAGCGGCTTGCGCGCGTCATGAATGGCTACTGGCTGCTGCTGATCGTGCTCGTGATTGCACTGATCGCGCCGTCCTATTCAACGGGCGAGGTCGCGACCTGGTTCGAGGATCATCGCGTCTGGGTCGCCAGCGCGGTCGGCGTGCTGGCCGCATTGCTCGCGCTGGCGCTCAACGCCAACCGTTGGAAGATCTTTGCCACCGTCGTGCTCGCGCTGGCGCTGACCCGGGTCTATCCGGCGGACGATGGCCGCGTCGAGACCATCCGCAGCTTCTTCGGCGTGCACAAGATCGTGGTGACGCCCGGCGGCTATTTTCACGTGCTTATGCACGGCACCACGATCCACGGCGCCGAGCGTTTCCGCAACAATGACGGCACGCCGGTCGAAGGGCGGCCCGAGCCGATCACCTATTACCACAGGGATGGCGGCATCGGTCAGGCCGTCGCCGCGATCCGCGAACGCAAGGGCGGCCCCTTGAAGGCCGCCGTGATCGGTGTCGGCGCCGGCACGCTCTCCTGCGCCTCCGAGCCCGGCGAGAACTGGAAATTCTTCGAGATCGACCAGACCATGGTCGATACCGCGCGCGACCCGAAATATTTCCGCTACATCAATAGCTGCGCGCCGGACATCAAGCCCGTGATCGGGGACGCACGCCTCACCTTTGCCAAGGAGCCGGACGGCACCTACGACCTCATCATCGTCGACGCCTATTCCTCGGACGCCATCCCGATTCATCTGGCGACCGAGGAAGCGATGAAGATCTACAAGGACAAGCTCGCGCCGCATGGTGCGGTGGTGATGCACGTCTCCAACCGTCATCTCGATCTGGAAACCGTCGTGGTCGGCATTGCTGATGCCAACGATCTCAAGAGCTGGGTCTTCAACGAGGACTCGGGGCGTGACTCCGACTATATCTTCTCGACCGACGTCGTGATCTCCGCGCGCGAGGAGGCCGATATCGGCAAGCTCGCCGCCTCCAAGCAATGGGAGGAGACCGAGTTCGACGACAAGCAGCGGGTCTGGACCGACGATTATTCCAATATCGTCGGCGCGCTCTTTCGCCGCCTGCGTGACGGCGAATAGAAGACTCAAGGGCTGACTGGCGTTCCCTCAGGTAATGCAATGCCCTTCTCGCCTGCGACCTGGCGCAACAAGTCGGGACGGTCGGAGATGATGCCGTCGACGCCGAACTCGATCATGCGCGCGATGTCGTCGGCCTTGTTGACCGTCCAGACCACGACGCGCAGTCCGAGCGCATGGGCTTCGGTGATCAGCGCCGGAGTGACGTCGCCGAAATAGGGTGACCAGATCGCGCCGCCCGCCGCCTTGATCGTATGCGGCAGCGAGCCGCCATGGTCGGCCGGGTTGAAGCCCGCCATCCAGCTGGTCGCCTTGTCGAGTGCGATGGTCGGTGCGGAGCCGCGCTGCAGGGTCAGGTACACCGTCGGAATCTTCGGTGCCTGCCGCTGCACCAGTTGCAGCGTCCGCCAGTCGAACGACTGGATCATGACGCGATCGGAAAGTCCCTCAGTGTCGATGACGCCAAGGAGTTTTGCGACGAACGTCTGGGGATCAACCGTCTCGTCCGGGCGGTTCGGATCGATCTTGGTCTCGATGTTGAAACGCACGCGCGTGTTGCCGGACTTGCGCACCAGTGCGAACACCTCCTTCAACGTCGGGATCCGCGTGCCCGGCAGCGCGCGCTGGTCCGGAAACGATTTTGCGTAATTGCTGTCGGGACGGATCTGGCCGACGTCGTAGCTTCTTGCCTCATCGAGCCGCAGCTTCACGAAGGGCGTACCGGGCGGGGCGATGTAGTTGCCGGCGGCGTCGCGGGTGAGGTCGGGGTTGAGGGTGCGCTCATGCGACACGATCACCTCGCCATCCGCAGTCACGCCGGTGTCGAGTTCCAGCGTATCGACGCCCATGGTCAAGGCATTGGCGAAGGCAGGCAGGGTGTTTTCGGGCAACAGCGCCCGCCCGCCGCGATGCGCCTCGAGATCGAAGGAGTCCAGGGCCATGGCCTGTCCTGCAATGAGAACGCACAGTGCCGTCAAAAGTGTCGAAGCAGGGGAGGGCATCGGAGGTTTCCATGTCGGTTGCCCCGGCCTGTCCCGGGCGGCCGCTCAGGCCGCGGAGCGCGTCGCGCGCTGCTGCTCAGTTGGGGGCGACGGGGCGGCGGTCAGTTCTGATAGTAGTAATAACCGCCGCGCGGCTGGTAGTACGGCTGCGGCTGCCGGTAATAGTAGCCTTGCTGGCCGTAGCTCGGATCGTAGGACTGATACTGCCGCGACTGCTGCTGCTGATAGACCTGCGCATCGTACAGGCGGCGGTTGTCGCGCGGCGCGGGATACCGTGCGCCGGTATCAGTGCCGTCGGCCGGATAGATGTAGCCGTCGTTCTGCGGCATGTAGTTACGGCCAGGCTGCGCCTGCGGCGTCAGGTCAACGGGATCACCGGCGGCGCTGTATTGATCCTGCGGAACGGTACCGCGGCGGGCAACGTTGCTGCCGCGCGGATTGCGCGCCATCGCCACGCTTGCCGAGCCGGTCAGGGTCACCGTGGTGTTCAGCACGCCCTGCTGCTGGACCAGTGCATAGAGCGTCGAGGCATTCGCACGCGACAGCCGCACGCAGCCATGCGAGGCGGGCGAGCCGAGCCGACCGACGGAGTCGGTGCCGTGGATCGCGTGCCCGACCTTGGTGAAGAAGATCGCGTGCGGCATCGGCGCGTCGTCGAATTCCTTCGAGTAGTGGTCCTCTTCCATGCGGAAGGCACGGAAATTTCCGCTCGGCGTTTCGCGCGACGGGATGCCGGTCGAGACCGGCCAGTGATAGCGCTCGACGCCGTCGATCGCGACGGTCATCGCCTGGTTGTCCTTGTCGACGGTGATCTCGACCTTGGCCTGCGCGACGCCCGCGCTCAAAAATATCAATGAAAAAGCGATGAAAAAGGAACGCATTTGACTGTTGGCCTCCGGCCTGTTCGAGCAAGCGCCGCGGCTCTCCGTCCCCCGGCCTACACTATGCCAGATTGGGTGATGGTTCCAGCGACCCGCGATCCGATCGTTAACGCGGAGCCGGGCGTAAGCAAGGCCGCCAATTGCCCGATTCTCGCTCGCAGCGCTGACATTTTCGCGAGCAGCGCAACTCACCGTCATTCCGGGGCGCCCGAAGGGCGAACCCGGAATCCAGAAGTTGTGGCGCGAGATTCCGGGTTCGCGCTTCGCACGCCCCGGAATGACAGCAATCGTCAGTTCTTCAGCCGATAGCCGGTCCTGAAAATCCACCAGATCAAGACCATGCAGATCACGAGGAACGCGCTGATCATGAAGATGCTCAGGCCCACGCTGACGTCGGCGATCTCGAAGAAGCTCCAGCGGAAGCCGCTGATCAGATAGACGACCGGGTTGAGCAGCGCGACGGTGCGCCAGCCCTGGGGCAGCATGTTCACCGAATAGAAGCTGCCGCCGAGGAAGGTCAGCGGCGTCACCACCAGCATCGGAATCATTTGCAGCTTCTCGAAGCCGTCGGCCCAGATGCCGATGATGAAGCCGAACAGGCTGAAGGTGACGGCGGTGAGCACCAGGAAGGTCAGCATCCAGATCGGATGGTGAATGTGTAAGGGAACAAAGAGTCCCGCGGTCGCCAGGATGATGAGGCCCAGAATGATCGACTTGGTCGCGGCCGCTCCGACATAGCCGAGCACGATCTCGAAATAGGAGATCGGCGCGGAGAGGATCTCGTAGATCGTGCCGACGAATTTCGGGAAGTAGATGCCGAAGGAGGCGTTGGCGATGCTCTGCGTCAGCACCGACAGCATCACGAGGCCTGGCACGATGAAGGTGCCGTAGCTCACGCCTTCGACATGATCGATGCGTGAGCCGATCGCGGCGCCAAACACCACGAAGTAGAGCGAGGTCGAGACCACTGGCGAAACGATGCTTTGCAGCAGCGTGCGCCAGGTGCGCGCCATTTCGAACAAATAGATGGCGCGAACGGCGCGGAAATTCATGACGTCCTCACGAGGTCGACGAAGATGTCCTCGAGCGAGGATTGGCTCGTGTCGAGGTCGGAGAAGCGGATGCCGGCGTTGCGGAGGTCGCCGAGCAGGCTGGTGATGCCGGTGCGCTCGCCCTTGGTGTCGTAATCGTAGACCAGCGTCGCGCCGCCGTCGCAAAGCTCGAGCTTGTAAGGGCTGAGGCTTTCGGGCAGCGAACTGATCTTGTTTTGCAGATGCAGCGTCAGCCGCTTCCTGCCGAGCTTCTGCATCAGCGTGGCCTTGTCCTCGACCAGCACGATCTCGCCTTTGTTGATGACGCCGATGCGATCGGCCATCTCTTCGGCTTCCTCGATGTAGTGGGTGGTGAGGATGATGGTGACGCCGGACTGTTGGAGCGTGCGCACCACCTCCCACATGCCCTTGCGGAGCTCGACGTCGACGCCGGCGGTGGGTTCGTCCAGGAACAGGATCTGCGGCTCGTGCGACAGCGCCTTTGCGATCATCACGCGGCGCTTCATGCCGCCGGAGAGCGTGAGGATCTTGTTGTCCTTCTTGTCCCAGAGCGAGAGGTCCTTCAGCACCTTCTCGATATGGGCCGGGTTCTTCGGCTTGCCGAACAGGCCGCGGGAAAAGCTGACGGTCGCCCACACGCTTTCGAAGGCGTCGGTGTGCAGTTCCTGCGGCACCAGCCCGATCAGCGAGCGCGCCTTGCGGTAGGAGGTCTGGATGTTCTCGCCGCCGACGGTGACCGTGCCCTCGCTTGGATTGGCGATGCCGCAGATGATCGAGATCAGCGTAGTCTTGCCGGCGCCGTTGGGGCCGAGCAGCGCAAAGATCTCGCCGCGCCTGATGTCGAGATCGATGTTCTTCAGCGCCTTGAAGCCGGACCCATAGGTCTTCGACAGGTTGGAAACGGAAATGATGGAAGACATGAACAGCCGGCAGGATGGGGGAAGGGGTGCTGGAACCGCTCGGGGCAGGCGGGCAGCGGAGCCCTGAAATAGGAATGCGATCCCCCGCCTGCAATTCCCCGGAGAAAAATGGTCTCAAAACAGGCTGTTACATGGCCGGTTCCGGGCAACTGTTGCACGCAAGACACGCAGGCGGGCTAAGATCGCCGCTCACGCGCCTCCTTGTTGCGTGTGCGAGCAGGGGGAGGCTACGATTCCGCTATCGCGAAGCGTGTGCTCCCAGGGAAGATCGATGAGACCTCACGGCCTTAAAGCAGCCGGCGCAAGCCACTTGTCCACCATCCGCATGTGGGCGCTTTGCCTTGTGCTGCTCTCCGCAGTTGCCATCAGCCCGACGGCTGTGAAGGCCGCGCCGACGGCGCCGGGCGCCGCGACCACGCATGTCTATCTGCTCCGTGGCGTGCTCAACATCTTCTCGCTTGGGCTCGACACGATCGGTGCTCGCCTCCAGGCCCAGGGCATCCCGGTCACGGTTGCCAATTTCGTCTCCTGGTCCTCGCTCGCCGACGAGGCCGCGACCGCCTACAAGGCTGGTCGGCTGAAGACCATCATCCTGGTCGGGCATTCCTCGGGCGCGACCGCGCTGCCCGATATGATTGCAAAGCTCAATCAGCTCGGCGTTCCCGTGAAGCTCGCGATCGGGCTCGATTCCGTGTTCAAGACCCGGCTCGCGACCGGCGCCGAGCGCTACATCAACCTTTATATCGGCGACGGTCCCGGCGAGCCGGTCAGGGCCGCCAACGGTTTCCGCGGCAAGCTCGATAATGTCGACGTCCGCGGCACCGGTGCCGGCCACATTTCGATCGACAAGAACGAGCTGATCCAGCGCCGGGTGATCGCCGAGATCGATGCGGTGGTGCTGCGCTCGCGTGCGCCGGCCGCGCCCGCCGATCCGAACGCGCCGAAGCCCGCACGCTCGGCGGCTGCAACTGCGGCACCGGCGCGCTAGCGCCGAACAGCGACGATCATCGAACGAAAAAGCCCCAGTGTCCCACCGGGGCTTTGCTTTTGTGCCAGTCGTTGTCGTGGGAATCGCTGGCTGCGACAGTTCATTCCCTGGGAACCTGCACCAAGCGTCGGACATGCTGGCCAATCGCGGGGGTCTGCGAACGTTTCCGTTGCGCGATAAGCGACCGGGAAAAAATGGAACGATTTGACCGGTGCGGAGTCAACTCCAGGCTCCCGGCACACTCCGACCCCAAGAGAGCCCCCAAACCGGGAGAAAACCTTCCCACAAAGGTTGGCGACCTCGAGAGCCCCCCGCTCGGAGGTCGTTTGGGTCGCGCGCCGCTAGCCGAGGATTTCGGCCATCACCGACGCGGCCTTGATCCCCGTACCCGTGATGACGACGACGGTGCGTTCGCTCGATCGGATTGCGCCGCGTTGCGCGAGTTCGTCCAGTGCCGCGGCGGCGCTGGCCGAGGTCGGCTCGGGAAACAGGCCGGTCGCGGCCAGCTTCTTCAGGCCGGCGATGATGCCTTCCTCGGGAATGGCGACCGTGCCGCCGCCGGTCTCTTTCAGCGCCGCCACCATCTGCCGCAAGCGCAACGGGTGCTTGATGGCCGTGCCCTCGGCGATGGTCTTGCGGACCTCCCGCGCCACCGGCGTGTCGAGGCCGGCCGTGAAGCTTGCATCGAGCGGTGAGCAGTTGAGTGGCTGCGATGCGAACAGCTTTGGCATCCGCGTGATCTGGCCCGCCGCGAGCAGTTCCTTGAAGCCGAGATAGCAGCCGAGCAGACTGGAGCCGGCGCCGACGGGCACGATCACATTGTCGGGGGCGGTATAACCAAAATCCTCCCAGATCTCGTAGGCCAGCGACTTCGTACCCTCTAGGAAGAAGGGCTGCCAGTTGTGGCTGGAATAGAAGGTCTCGTTGGACTGACGGATCGCTTCGGCTTCCGATTCCTCGCGCGGTCCCTCCACCAACTGGATATCCGCGCCGTAGGCGCGAACCTGCGCGATCTTCATCGGCGAGGTCGATGCGGGCGCAAGGATTTTGATCTTCATTCCGCCTGCGGCGCCATAGGCGGCAACCGAGGCGCCGCCATTGCCCGAACTGTCCTCCAGAACGGCGTTCACGCCGAGCTGGCGGATGAAGGAGAGCATCACCGTGGTGCCGCGATCCTTGAAGCTGGCCGTCGGGTTGAACCATTCGAGCTTGAAGTAGGGCCTTAAGCTCCCCCATTGCTTCTGTACGACCGGCGTGCAGCCTTCACCCATCGAGATCGGCCTTGCGATATCGACCGGCAGGGACGCGCGATAGCGCCACAGCGAACGCTGGCTGCGATCGATGTCGTCGCGGGAGATGCCCTTGAGCGGCGTCATCATCAACGGCTTGCGGTCGTCGGAGCACCAGCGGGGGATATCCAGCGGGTAGAGCGTCCCGCTGAGCGGTTCGATGTAGGATGGTGTCGTCATCTCT from Bradyrhizobium arachidis carries:
- a CDS encoding YadA-like family protein, with translation MRGHRCRRTMPGCRPVADSVLPRSLLFDFLHTAAVGWGTFMLRVGKRDSRHGDSNLPFGHIGGAMRTRQNRALLIGLTVIAMTFGLLVPRAAQAQFVCNQNGTAGLGGGGSAATSANDMACGLGNSASGGTSVAVGVSNSASGANSVALGLSSTASGGGSIAAGEQSTASGAGGAAYGSFSSASGASSSAYGFNSTAIGNFGSAYGVNSAASGTSSAAFGVGAQAAGDFSVASGHNSNASGFSSTAVGDLATASSLGATAIGTGALASSLDPTQTYSTAIGANAQAQGSKSIAIGGDSAGNSALASGPSAIAIGSGSSATSLNSIALGAGAQASNLDTLAFGAASNASGIAAMAFGINSQATATAASAYGFSSTATASGASAYGVNSAASGFNASAVGTGSTASGTNSVALGFSSSASGNDSTAAGNQSVASGISSSAYGSMSTAIGLNSSAYGFLSSAAGTSSSAFGAASTAGNTSASAFGNNSLASGISSTAVGAAANANGAFSSAFGTNAKASGANSIAIGGNVTNGAGNAAFASASNAIAIGNGAQATNTNAIAQGFGAQATGVNSIAVGTNAIATGSIAVGNTASASNGGSAFGDFANATCPGCVANVSSSTAIGNSASATTVNAVAVGQSANVQAANGTAIGANAVVQAAATNSVAIGQGSVASAPNTVSFGSAGNERRVSNVAAGIAPTDAVNVSQLSGIATGVQTQISSLQNQISTNLVQANAGTALALAATGLRYDDRPGKVSMAGGVGSYKGQTGLALGVGYAHDNRLRFNVSVSGVASQNDYGVTGGASWTLN
- a CDS encoding NAD(P)/FAD-dependent oxidoreductase encodes the protein MTETDVVIIGAGHNGLTCAAYLAMAGLRVHVVERRKVVGGAAVTEEFHPGFRNSVAAYTVSLLNPKVIADLRLPEHGLRVVERRAQNFLPAPDGSYLLTGEGRTKESVRKLSAHDAEAIDGFSRELEAIADVLRQFVLRAPPNLLDHFGTGAIREAVNALGSAGILRKLTLEQSRSLLDLFTRSAGEMLDERFENDLVKALFGFDAIVGNYASPYAAGSAYVMLHHAFGEVNGKKGVWGHAIGGMGAITQAMAAAARKHGVTIDTDAPVREVIVERDRAAGVVLDDGTTIRAKYVASNVNPKLLYTRLVAPEALPADFLGRIRHWKNGSGTFRMNVALDRLPSFTALPGKGDHLSSGIILAPSLTYMDRAYLDARAHGWSREPVVEMLIPSTLDDTLAPAGQHVASLFCQHVAPELPDGRSWDDHREEVADLMIATVDRYAPGFTTSVLGRQILSPLDLERQFGLLGGDIFHGALTLNQLFSARPMLGHADYRGPVRGLYHCGSGAHPGGGVTGAPGHNAAQAILRDHRALFG
- a CDS encoding spermidine synthase; this encodes MDSIVQSAAAEQPSSSRNRLVLTVYTAAIFVSALLLFSVQPLFTKMVLPRLGGSPAVWSVAMVFFQSLLLAGYAYAHFLMQIKNRRIPVVVHLVLLALAFTTLPLGIATSFGEPPNSGYAFWLLGLFAVSIGLPFFALAANNPLLQAWFVRTGHPDGPDPYFLYSASNIGSFLALLSYPVLLEPMFTLRTQNLLWSGGYGLLILLIAACGVLLLRSPALAVADARTEDTDAPAPSLVTRARWIFLAAVPSGLLIAVTAHISTDVAAAPLLWVLPLSLYLLTWVLVFQSRPLLPHKWMLLLQPLAIAGVIFLLAFGGEQNLLLTLGGHQLCFFVIAMACHGELARTRPAAKYLTGFYVALSFGGMVGGLFAGLLAPFTFSWIAEYPILIALAALCRPSADERLARVMNGYWLLLIVLVIALIAPSYSTGEVATWFEDHRVWVASAVGVLAALLALALNANRWKIFATVVLALALTRVYPADDGRVETIRSFFGVHKIVVTPGGYFHVLMHGTTIHGAERFRNNDGTPVEGRPEPITYYHRDGGIGQAVAAIRERKGGPLKAAVIGVGAGTLSCASEPGENWKFFEIDQTMVDTARDPKYFRYINSCAPDIKPVIGDARLTFAKEPDGTYDLIIVDAYSSDAIPIHLATEEAMKIYKDKLAPHGAVVMHVSNRHLDLETVVVGIADANDLKSWVFNEDSGRDSDYIFSTDVVISAREEADIGKLAASKQWEETEFDDKQRVWTDDYSNIVGALFRRLRDGE
- a CDS encoding glycerophosphodiester phosphodiesterase, coding for MALDSFDLEAHRGGRALLPENTLPAFANALTMGVDTLELDTGVTADGEVIVSHERTLNPDLTRDAAGNYIAPPGTPFVKLRLDEARSYDVGQIRPDSNYAKSFPDQRALPGTRIPTLKEVFALVRKSGNTRVRFNIETKIDPNRPDETVDPQTFVAKLLGVIDTEGLSDRVMIQSFDWRTLQLVQRQAPKIPTVYLTLQRGSAPTIALDKATSWMAGFNPADHGGSLPHTIKAAGGAIWSPYFGDVTPALITEAHALGLRVVVWTVNKADDIARMIEFGVDGIISDRPDLLRQVAGEKGIALPEGTPVSP